A genomic stretch from Natronincola ferrireducens includes:
- a CDS encoding uracil-xanthine permease family protein, which yields MQVKENTTNLENAKKVVLAVQHLIAMFGATVLVPILTGLDPSIALLSAGVGTLLFHLVTYGKIPVFLGSSFAFIPVILTVSQNYGGDLTYAQGGIVVAGLIYILMSFAVKKVGVEKIKKYLPAQVVGPMIMVIGLNLVPVAYDMASAHFVVAAITLVTAVTVTLKGRGFSKQLSILIAVVVGYILSLNIGLVNIEAVREAKILAMPNFTLPKFELGAIAIIAPVVLAVFMEHIGDITTNGQVVGKNFIEEPGLNRTLLGDGLATLFAGFIGGPANTTYGENTGVLAITKNYDPTILRLAAVLAIILGFVAKVGGFLSTIPVPVMGGISLMLFSMIALVGVKTIKNNDVTFNAKNIVIMATILILGLGSGYIETYLGISIGIPITELVKIEGLSLAAIVGVVLNAVLNR from the coding sequence ATGCAAGTAAAAGAAAACACAACGAATTTAGAAAACGCAAAAAAAGTGGTACTAGCTGTCCAGCATTTAATTGCTATGTTTGGGGCAACGGTTTTAGTACCAATCTTAACAGGGTTAGATCCTTCTATTGCACTACTATCAGCAGGGGTAGGAACTTTATTATTCCATCTAGTTACCTACGGTAAGATTCCTGTATTTTTAGGTTCATCCTTTGCATTTATACCAGTAATTCTTACTGTTAGTCAAAATTATGGTGGGGATTTAACCTATGCCCAAGGAGGCATCGTGGTAGCAGGATTGATTTATATATTGATGTCCTTTGCAGTTAAAAAGGTTGGTGTAGAGAAAATCAAAAAATATTTACCAGCTCAAGTAGTAGGTCCTATGATTATGGTTATCGGTTTAAACCTAGTACCTGTAGCTTATGATATGGCATCAGCTCACTTTGTGGTGGCGGCCATCACCTTAGTTACAGCCGTGACCGTTACCCTAAAGGGAAGAGGGTTTTCAAAACAATTATCTATTTTAATAGCCGTAGTAGTAGGATATATACTTTCATTAAATATTGGTTTAGTAAATATAGAAGCAGTAAGAGAAGCAAAAATTTTAGCAATGCCAAACTTTACACTACCTAAGTTTGAGTTAGGAGCAATAGCAATTATTGCACCAGTAGTATTGGCAGTATTCATGGAGCATATTGGAGATATAACAACAAACGGACAAGTTGTAGGTAAAAACTTTATAGAAGAACCAGGATTAAACCGTACTTTATTAGGAGACGGATTAGCAACCTTGTTTGCAGGATTTATAGGTGGCCCTGCAAATACAACCTATGGTGAAAATACTGGGGTACTAGCCATAACAAAGAACTATGACCCAACTATTCTAAGACTTGCTGCGGTATTGGCCATAATTCTAGGATTTGTTGCTAAAGTGGGCGGTTTCCTAAGCACAATTCCAGTACCAGTTATGGGTGGTATAAGTTTGATGCTCTTTAGTATGATTGCTTTAGTAGGTGTAAAAACTATAAAAAACAATGATGTAACCTTTAATGCAAAAAATATAGTAATTATGGCCACTATACTAATACTAGGTTTAGGGTCAGGATATATTGAAACGTATTTAGGTATATCAATTGGTATTCCAATAACTGAACTTGTAAAAATAGAAGGCCTAAGCCTTGCTGCAATCGTAGGTGTTGTATTAAATGCAGTATTAAATAGATAA
- a CDS encoding peroxiredoxin — protein sequence MEQKTKVEIGKKAPDFTLPSDIGEEMSLNEFKGKNIVVFFYPKDHTAGUTTEVSEFRDRYNEFKQLDTMVLGISKDSVKSHAKFRDKQNLPYPLLSDEEKNVLKLYGVLKPKKMFGKEVFGTERSTFIINRGGILVKEYRGVKVKGHVDEILAYIKDNVE from the coding sequence ATGGAGCAGAAGACAAAAGTAGAAATAGGAAAGAAAGCACCAGATTTTACTTTACCATCAGATATAGGGGAGGAAATGTCCTTAAATGAATTTAAGGGCAAAAATATTGTTGTATTTTTTTATCCAAAGGATCATACTGCTGGATGAACTACAGAAGTCTCTGAGTTCAGAGATCGCTATAATGAATTTAAACAATTAGACACAATGGTTTTAGGAATAAGTAAGGATAGTGTAAAATCCCATGCAAAATTTAGAGATAAGCAAAATCTTCCTTATCCATTACTAAGCGATGAAGAAAAAAATGTACTTAAGCTTTATGGAGTTCTAAAGCCTAAAAAAATGTTTGGGAAAGAGGTTTTCGGTACAGAAAGATCAACCTTTATTATTAATAGAGGGGGCATTTTAGTTAAAGAATATCGAGGTGTGAAAGTAAAGGGACATGTAGATGAAATATTAGCATATATAAAAGATAACGTAGAATAA